A window from Triticum aestivum cultivar Chinese Spring chromosome 6D, IWGSC CS RefSeq v2.1, whole genome shotgun sequence encodes these proteins:
- the LOC123144346 gene encoding 26S proteasome regulatory subunit 8 homolog A: MATVAMDISKPPPAASGDESAKGARGGGEGLRQYYLQHIHDLQLQIRQKTHNLNRLEAQRNDLNSRVRMLREELQLLQEPGSYVGEVVKVMGKSKVLVKVHPEGKYVVDIDKSIDITKITPSTRVALRNDSYMLHLVLPSKVDPLVNLMKVEKVPDSTYDMIGGLDQQIKEIKEVIELPIKHPELFESLGIAQPKGVLLYGPPGTGKTLLARAVAHHTDCTFIRVSGSELVQKYIGEGSRMVRELFVMAREHAPSIIFMDEIDSIGSARMESGTGNGDSEVQRTMLELLNQLDGFEASNKIKVLMATNRIDILDQALLRPGRIDRKIEFPNPNEDSRGDILKIHSRRMNLMRGIDLKKIAGKMNGASGAELKAVCTEAGMFALRERRVHVTQEDFEMAVAKVMKKDNEKNMSLRKLWK, translated from the exons ATGGCGACGGTGGCGATGGACATCTCGAAGCCCCCGCCGGCCGCGTCCGGCGACGAGTCGGCCAAGGGCGCGCGTGGCGGAGGCGAGGGGCTGCGCCAGTACTACCTGCAGCACATCCACGACCTGCAGCTCCAGATCCGCCAGAAGACGCACAACCTCAATCGCCTCGAGGCCCAGCGCAACGACCTCAACTCCCGAG TTAGAATGCTTAGGGAAGAGCTACAGTTACTCCAAGAGCCTGGCTCTTATGTTGGTGAGGTGGTGAAGGTCATGGGCAAATCAAAGGTTCTAGTTAAG GTGCATCCAGAAGGAAAATATGTAGTAGATATTGATAAGAGCATCGATATCACAAAAATCACACCTTCAACAAGAGTTGCTCTTCGGAATGATAGCTATATGCTTCATTTGGTCCTTCCAAGCAAAGTTGATCCACTGGTCAATCTTATGAAAGTTGAGAAGGTCCCAGATTCTACATATGATATGATTGGAGGTCTTGATCAGCAAATCAAGGAGATCAAAGAG GTCATTGAGCTTCCTATCAAACATCCTGAGTTATTTGAGAGCCTTGGAATTGCGCAGCCAAAG GGTGTCCTCCTTTATGGACCACCAGGGACAGGCAAAACATTACTGGCGCGTGCAGTTGCTCATCACACCGACTGTACCTTCATCAGGGTATCTGGTTCTGAGTTGGTTCAGAAGTATATTGGTGAGGGCTCCCGGATGGTTCGTGAACTCTTTGTTATGGCTAG GGAGCATGCACCATCTATTATATTCATGGATGAGATAGACTCCATTGGATCTGCTAGAATGGAGTCTGGAACTGGCAATGGCGATAGTGAAGTGCAACGGACCATGCTTGAGCTTCTAAACCAACTTGATGGTTTTGAAGCATCAAACAAAATTAAG GTTCTGATGGCAACAAACCGGATAGACATCTTGGATCAAGCCCTTTTGAGGCCTGGCCGCATAGACAGGAAGATTGAATTTCCAAATCCTAATGAGGAT TCACGAGGTGATATCTTGAAGATTCATTCAAGAAGGATGAACTTGATGCGTGGAATTGATCTGAAAAAGATTGCTGGAAAGATGAATGGCGCTTCAGGAGCTGAGCTAAAG GCGGTCTGCACCGAAGCCGGAATGTTTGCTCTCCGTGAGAGAAGGGTGCACGTAACACAGGAGGACTTCGAGATGGCGGTGGCCAAGGTGATGAAGAAGGACAATGAGAAGAACATGTCCTTGCGGAAGCTGTGGAAGTGA